TTGATTGATTTGGGCAGAAAGCAAAAAAATTGGTGAGCTAAAAATTAACTCACCAATTTATCCAATTATATTACACAATGTATATATTTTTAAGAGTATGCTTAAAGTGCTGTGATCAAAGTCAATATTTTAATCAGAGTCAGTACTTTTAAATACACTTTCGATATACTACTATTTTCATTTGCTGTCACAAAGGTAGGGCATGTGCTCCGAATATTCTTCTGTTTGTAGGTTTTTATCGTTTTTTTGCCTCATTTTTTTTTGCTGTAGTTACTAGCTAATAAAGTATTGTGTTATTTTTATGCTAGAAGTGTATATGCTTAAAAATCAGTATATTTAGGTTTTTTTGTAAATACCCTTTTGAGGCAATGCTTGATGAATAATCATTTTGTAATGCGGTATAACCAAATGTTATTTGGTGATGATTTGAAATATTATTTGGAATTCACTTTTTTGAGCTGCTATTTTTATCTGACAAAAACCAGATGAAAGATTTTGAAAAAAAATGAAGTTTTTGGTTTTCCTGATTAGCTATCAAAGGGAAGGTTGGGTGAGTAGTAGCAAAGGTTGGCATACGGGCAAAAAAAATTGGTGAGCTAAAACTTAGCCTACCCCATTCACACCCATATATACACAATGTATATATTTTATAAATATATTTTATTCTCATTTGATGTTACAAAGGTAGGAAATGAGTCCCGAATAATCTTCGGTGAGTAGATTTTTTTGCGTTTTTCTGGTCATTTTTTTTCTTCTTTAGCCACTAGCTCATGAAGTATTGTATTATTCTAATAAATGAGCTGTATGTGCTTAATTATCAGTATATTTAACTTTTATGGTCTCCTTTCTTTTTTAGCAATTATTTATCTATGTTATTGCCGTAGTATGGTATAACCAAAGCTTATTTGGGTACAGTTCAGAATATTATTTTGAGAAGGTTTTATGGAGGTGTTTTTTGGTGGGGAGAAAGCCTAACGAAAGGTTTTTGAGTGAAGTAGCGGCTTGGGTGAGTATTAAAACCAAACAAGGGCTCAACAATAGGCATTGCTGAGCCTTTGGTAGTACACATCAATCTTGCGATCAAGTTTTTTATTCCAGTCTACTCCGATTTAGATGCGTGCATAAACTCTTTGCCGTCACTGCCTTTAGCAAAGGCTTCATTAGGGCAAGCTGCCAACATATAGCCATTACCTGGTTGAAGCGTGTGGGCTTCTAGAAGTTGGTGTACTTTAGGGTAAACATATTCTTTAATTTTGTTGATTATCTCTTCCCAGTCTATGTTTGGTGTAGCTTCTACACTGTGTGAAAATATGCCAAATTTATAGCAAAAATTCATCATCCAGTTAGAAAAGTCCAGAGTTATACACTCTTCATTCTCCTCTCTGTTGAGCATCTTTGTATCCCCATTATATTTTATAAAACACAAGTGATCGCCTACTGGATAGAAACCACTGAGAAAATCTTTAACTTGCATCTTTTCTAAATGTGCGACTAATTTAGTAATATAATCTCTGCACTCTGGTCCTCCCAAATTTCGTATATATTCACTGTCAAGCAGCCCAAAAATTATCTTTTTTATCCATTCATAATTTTCATAATTGATATTAACATTGGGAGGAAGCAATGGTACCAAGTCTGCTGTATTTTCATAACGCACAGTCACACTGCCTAGAGTCACCTCATTCTGGAGCTTTAGGTCATTGTAGTATTTGGCAAAAGATAGGCCTCCTGGCTTGGGCGCAGCAAACGTGGTGACCCCCTGAATGTTATTATAGTGCTTGCCTTCGTCTGTTTTTTCCTGCGCTAGTTTAACTGCCGCAATAAAAGCCAATGCCCCTCCCTGGCTGTGACCAGTAATGTTTATTTTCCTTTTGGCTTCAGGGTCAAAGTGCCTCACCCAATGCATGATTCCTTTCCAAATAACATCCAATTCTTTTTTAAAACCATGGTGTACCTCCAGTTCACCCTGAGGAGTTTTCATGGCTACCAAATCACAGTCTAAGTTAGTAGACCAATCTTTGATGACTCCACAGGTGGTGTTGCCAGCAGTTCCTCTAAAGCTAAGCGTAAGGTGGCCTCCATAATCGATGTAAATCAGACAAGCCGACTCAAGTCGGTCTTTTGGTTTCTCCTGTGGTTGGTCATCGTAGGCGTAGCCATATTGGTAAACCCCCGCATAAGAGTATATTTGACTAGCTACCCAATCGTCTTCAGAGGGTTTGTCAAAGCCGCTGGCAGTTACTCTATAGGCAAGGTCTGAGGCGGGTAAAGCCAAACAAGGTGGAGTTAAGTTGTTATTTGTCGACATAGGATTATTTAATTTATAAGGATTAATTGAAATATTCATTGTGGGTGGCTGCCCAAACAAATATTAGGTAGAACGCTGTTTTTAACTATGGTTTTTATAAGTCGCTAAAAATCAACGTGATATGAAAAGTTTAGTTACCCAGAGAACAAGGTGTACCTAGCCCTTAGAGGCTAGTCCCTAGCGCCCTGTCAAGGCTTTTCACTACTTTTTAGTGACTCTTTTCAGGATCGTTTCTTTGCCAAGGCGAATCTTAAACAAGTAAATGCCTTTGGGTAAATAACGGACAGGTATTGTAAAAACTCCTGCACTAAGTTTACCAGTATGGGTAGCTAAGTATCTGCCTAAATCATCCAAAATATAAACCTCTAGGCTTTGGCTTACTTTTCCCGTAAACTTTAATATGACTTTGTCGGAGCTTGGGTTGGGGTAAACACTCAGTTGGGCTTGGCTGGGTTGGTTGGGCAATGCCGTGGGGCCTCCACCTCCACTACTAACCGTCATCGAAATTTCGTTAGAGGTAGCCGTATTGCTGCTAACACAGCTTGCCGAGGTAGTCATCATAACGCTCACCTTATCGCCGTTGCTTAGGTCTGTTTTTTCAAACGTAGCAGCAGTAGCCCCACTTACGTCGGTTCCATTTACTTTCCATTGGTAGGTAGGAGAGGTACCTCCATTGGTAGGGGCAGCGGTAAAGGTTACCTTGGTGCCAGGGGCGATGGTGTTATCTGCATCATCAGATGTAATGCTTACAGTAGGAGCTTGTGGAGCATTGACTGTAAGCAAAACATTGGCAGAGTTTGCCGAACCACAGCCTCCGCCTGAGGTAGCTGTACGACGGTAATAAGTATTTTGGCTGAGGGCAGGTGGCTGGTAAGTAGCTGAGGTAGCCCCCGATACATTGCTAAAGTTGGTGCCATCGCCAGAAGATTGCCACTGGTAGGTGAAACTCCCATTTCCGCCCGATGCTGCAGTAGTAGACGTAAGCAAAGCAGGTGTACCTCCACTACAAATGGTTTGGGCACTGCCTATACTGCCAGCATCCACTGCATTACAGGCAGTGGCGGTTCCAGTAAGTTTAATTGTATAAGGATTTTCGTTGGGATCATCGCTATTGATCGTGAGTGTAGCACTACGGGCTCCAGCCGCAACCGGAGTAAAAGTAACCGTAAAAGTTTTGTTACCACTTTCGGCAATAGGACTGGTAAGGCTGGCTTGGCTTATAGAGAAATCGCCTGCATTGGTTCCCCCCAACGTGGCAAAACTTCCTGCGCTTCCGGTAAGGGTTAAATTGCCTGAACCCAGGTTTTCAGCGGTAAAAGTAACTGCACCAGTGTTGCTACCCACCGTTGCAGACCCAAAGTCATGCGTGGCTCCCACGGCAAGGCTAGAGGTAGTTTTAAGGTTTAAGTCAGGGTAAGCCACTTTACGTATTTTGCCATTTGTAAATTCTGGTATATACATGTCGCCCGCAGCATCAATTACAAGCCCAAACGGTAGGCTAACCACTGCACTGGTGGCCAATCCACCATTGCCAGGGTCGCTGGCACCGCCCCCCGCTATAGTATTAATTTTGTTGTCTGAGGCGTTTACTTTACGAACTACATTGCCGCTAAATTCGGCAATGTATAAGTTTCCAGATACATCTATATGAATACCCGTAGGCCCATTAATAGTAGCACTGCCTGCATCGGCTCCGTTACCAGTAGTAGATCCGGTTCCGGTGCCTACAATGGTGTTGATATTTCCGTCCGAAGCATTGATTTTTCTAATCCGATGACCAGCAAATTCGGCAAAGTAAATATTTTTGGCAGCATCCAGGTATATTCCTAGGGGATTGTTTACAGTAGCAGCTGTTGCCAGTCCCCCGTCTCCAGTAGTAGAATTAGTACCATCTCCAGCAATGGTAGATATTTTACCATCGGAGCCATTTACTTTGCGAACTTTGTTTCCGGCATACTCAGTAAAATAAATATCTCCGTTGTCGTTGTCTACATATACAAAAAAAGGATCATTCAGTTTCGCGTCAGTAGCGGCACCCCCGTCACCAGGGTTGTTGGCACCCCCCCCTGCTACTGTAGATATTTTTCCATCCGAAGCATTTATTTTCCGTATTTTTTTGGAAGCCCCTCCTTCGGCAAAGTAAAGGTTCCCGTTTTTATCGAGAAATATTCCTCTGGGTGAGGCTACCTTAGCACTGGTAGCAAGCCCTCCATCGCCGGTAGAGTTTTGGGTACCATCACCTGCCAGAATCAGTATCTTCCCGTCCGAGGCATTTACTTTTAATATATAGTGTTTGTTGGTTGAAGCTATATATAAGTTTCCAGCATTGTCTGATAGTAGCCCGTGTACTTGGCCTAAGTT
Above is a window of Microscilla marina ATCC 23134 DNA encoding:
- a CDS encoding NHL domain-containing protein → MSMVLLLCFTTYFLSAQNISTVAGGGTGATAIANNISAMSANLGQVHGLLSDNAGNLYIASTNKHYILKVNASDGKILILAGDGTQNSTGDGGLATSAKVASPRGIFLDKNGNLYFAEGGASKKIRKINASDGKISTVAGGGANNPGDGGAATDAKLNDPFFVYVDNDNGDIYFTEYAGNKVRKVNGSDGKISTIAGDGTNSTTGDGGLATAATVNNPLGIYLDAAKNIYFAEFAGHRIRKINASDGNINTIVGTGTGSTTGNGADAGSATINGPTGIHIDVSGNLYIAEFSGNVVRKVNASDNKINTIAGGGASDPGNGGLATSAVVSLPFGLVIDAAGDMYIPEFTNGKIRKVAYPDLNLKTTSSLAVGATHDFGSATVGSNTGAVTFTAENLGSGNLTLTGSAGSFATLGGTNAGDFSISQASLTSPIAESGNKTFTVTFTPVAAGARSATLTINSDDPNENPYTIKLTGTATACNAVDAGSIGSAQTICSGGTPALLTSTTAASGGNGSFTYQWQSSGDGTNFSNVSGATSATYQPPALSQNTYYRRTATSGGGCGSANSANVLLTVNAPQAPTVSITSDDADNTIAPGTKVTFTAAPTNGGTSPTYQWKVNGTDVSGATAATFEKTDLSNGDKVSVMMTTSASCVSSNTATSNEISMTVSSGGGGPTALPNQPSQAQLSVYPNPSSDKVILKFTGKVSQSLEVYILDDLGRYLATHTGKLSAGVFTIPVRYLPKGIYLFKIRLGKETILKRVTKK
- a CDS encoding lipase family protein, with amino-acid sequence MSTNNNLTPPCLALPASDLAYRVTASGFDKPSEDDWVASQIYSYAGVYQYGYAYDDQPQEKPKDRLESACLIYIDYGGHLTLSFRGTAGNTTCGVIKDWSTNLDCDLVAMKTPQGELEVHHGFKKELDVIWKGIMHWVRHFDPEAKRKINITGHSQGGALAFIAAVKLAQEKTDEGKHYNNIQGVTTFAAPKPGGLSFAKYYNDLKLQNEVTLGSVTVRYENTADLVPLLPPNVNINYENYEWIKKIIFGLLDSEYIRNLGGPECRDYITKLVAHLEKMQVKDFLSGFYPVGDHLCFIKYNGDTKMLNREENEECITLDFSNWMMNFCYKFGIFSHSVEATPNIDWEEIINKIKEYVYPKVHQLLEAHTLQPGNGYMLAACPNEAFAKGSDGKEFMHASKSE